A part of Citrifermentans bremense genomic DNA contains:
- a CDS encoding YhdH/YhfP family quinone oxidoreductase, translating to MAAELFDALVVEEEAPGTFTRQIKKRSIDELPPGELLVRVRSSSLNYKDALSALGRPGVTKNYPHTPGIDAAGEVVSCADGAFREGEKVIVTGYDLGMNTPGGYGQYIRVPSAWGVRLPEALSLKESMALGTAGLTAGLSLQKLVQAGVRPEHGEILVTGATGGVGSVAVAILSQAGYQVVAVTGKIEETEYLTGLGARQVLSREAFLQNSDRPLLKERWAGVIDVVGGPMLAAAIKSASYGGVVTCCGLAGSAELPLNVFPFILRGVSLLGVDSAQCPSAARNEVWQLLASDWKPQRILAQAQEVPLAELEERFHAMLKGESRGRTVVNLDPGQ from the coding sequence ATGGCAGCGGAACTTTTCGATGCACTGGTCGTAGAGGAAGAGGCGCCCGGGACTTTTACCCGGCAGATCAAGAAGAGATCGATCGACGAACTGCCGCCGGGGGAACTGCTGGTCAGGGTTCGCTCCTCCTCGCTCAACTACAAGGACGCCCTCTCCGCGCTGGGGCGCCCGGGGGTGACCAAGAACTATCCCCACACACCCGGCATAGATGCGGCGGGCGAGGTGGTTTCCTGTGCCGACGGCGCCTTCCGCGAGGGCGAAAAGGTCATCGTCACCGGCTACGACCTCGGCATGAACACCCCCGGCGGGTACGGCCAGTATATCCGGGTCCCCTCCGCCTGGGGGGTCCGGCTCCCCGAGGCGCTGTCGCTCAAGGAAAGCATGGCGCTGGGAACGGCCGGGCTTACCGCGGGGCTGTCGCTGCAAAAGCTCGTCCAGGCGGGGGTGAGGCCCGAGCACGGCGAGATCCTGGTGACCGGCGCCACCGGCGGGGTGGGAAGCGTCGCCGTAGCGATCCTTTCCCAGGCGGGGTACCAGGTCGTGGCGGTGACCGGCAAGATCGAGGAGACCGAGTACCTGACCGGGCTGGGGGCGCGTCAGGTGCTAAGCCGCGAGGCCTTCCTGCAGAACTCCGACCGCCCGCTCCTGAAGGAACGCTGGGCCGGGGTGATCGACGTCGTGGGCGGCCCCATGCTGGCGGCAGCGATCAAGTCCGCGAGCTACGGCGGGGTAGTTACCTGCTGCGGACTCGCGGGTTCCGCCGAACTTCCCCTGAACGTCTTCCCGTTCATCCTGAGGGGGGTATCGCTTCTCGGGGTCGATTCCGCGCAGTGCCCCTCCGCGGCCAGGAACGAGGTATGGCAGCTGCTGGCAAGCGACTGGAAGCCGCAGCGGATTCTCGCGCAGGCGCAGGAAGTGCCGCTGGCTGAGCTGGAGGAGAGGTTCCACGCCATGCTGAAGGGCGAATCGCGCGGCCGCACAGTAGTCAATCTCGACCCCGGCCAGTAA
- a CDS encoding GreA/GreB family elongation factor has protein sequence MHQLIVERLAADLAVLTNAARAAHEAATHEENIPDNKYDTLSLEASYVAQGQANRAQEIRRALHAYRSLELQQFDSGAAIRLTALVTLEGADGGSKTFFIGPQEGGLKLELEGEEVVVITPGSPLGQELIGKSEGDEARIGTVAYEVVAVS, from the coding sequence GTGCACCAGCTCATAGTCGAAAGGCTCGCGGCGGATCTAGCCGTATTGACCAACGCGGCCCGGGCCGCACATGAAGCGGCCACCCACGAAGAAAACATCCCCGACAACAAATACGACACGCTGAGCCTGGAGGCTTCATACGTGGCCCAAGGGCAGGCGAACCGCGCCCAGGAGATCCGGCGCGCGCTGCACGCCTACCGCTCCCTGGAGCTGCAACAGTTCGACTCCGGCGCAGCGATCCGCCTCACGGCGCTGGTGACGCTGGAGGGAGCGGACGGCGGCAGCAAAACCTTCTTCATCGGCCCCCAGGAGGGTGGCTTGAAGCTGGAGCTCGAGGGGGAGGAAGTGGTGGTGATCACCCCCGGGTCGCCCCTGGGGCAGGAACTGATCGGCAAAAGCGAAGGCGACGAGGCCCGGATCGGGACAGTGGCATACGAGGTAGTCGCGGTGTCCTGA
- a CDS encoding acyloxyacyl hydrolase, producing MKTTIYLLLALLVLGLYHPPQARAEGGWGPFGIRGGLAADSKDRNTTQYEAFGEYELPWSLRSKGGWGISTRIALTAGALKSQGEYGFIGSLGPSFAIGNPERFPLELDLGLSVALLTRDKFGTWDYNGIEEFVSHGGLIYHFSRQFAFSYRFQHMSHAGFNGSPNPGLNLHLFGINWYPAR from the coding sequence ATGAAAACGACCATCTATCTGCTCCTCGCACTGCTCGTCCTCGGCCTGTACCACCCTCCCCAGGCTCGCGCGGAAGGAGGTTGGGGTCCCTTCGGGATAAGAGGGGGCTTGGCTGCCGACTCCAAGGATAGGAACACCACCCAATACGAGGCGTTCGGCGAATACGAACTACCCTGGAGCCTGCGCAGCAAGGGGGGGTGGGGCATATCGACGCGTATAGCACTCACGGCAGGCGCATTGAAAAGCCAGGGGGAGTATGGCTTCATCGGCTCCCTGGGCCCCTCTTTCGCCATAGGGAACCCTGAACGTTTCCCCCTGGAACTCGACCTCGGACTGAGCGTCGCCCTCCTGACCCGCGACAAGTTCGGCACCTGGGACTACAACGGCATCGAGGAATTCGTCTCCCACGGCGGGTTAATCTACCACTTCAGCCGCCAATTCGCCTTTTCCTACCGGTTCCAGCACATGTCCCACGCCGGTTTCAACGGCAGTCCAAACCCAGGCCTGAACCTGCACCTCTTCGGCATCAACTGGTACCCGGCCCGATGA
- the priA gene encoding replication restart helicase PriA, translating into MQTRVPHIVEVAIPLPLEGSFHYLVPERLSPQAAAGKRVLVPFGRRKVTGYLLGDADVPGAGELKEVLDILDEEPLFTASELEFFRWIAGYYLHPLGEVIKMALPAGINLVSRYRCEQGEDGTPVLKEFLAGGRKVRTERYFIPITDAERRPRGKGLEILEYLMEMGECAAAELRTRFGNCTPQLTRLVQLGAARVEAREVYRDPFRSQQYQHDGPLPLNPAQAQALDRLSMAVEGGTFAPFLLHGVTGSGKTEVYLQTIAVALAAGRSALVMVPEIALTPQLVGRFKRRFDCGIAVLHSGLSDGERYDEWRRIRRGEASIVIGARSALFAPLTQVGVIVVDEEHEGSYKQSEGVRYNARDLALVRGKLACAVVILGSATPLVTSYHAAMNGKLGYLQLPDRVRELPMPQTEMLDARKQKGEVFLPQLIEAMGENLDNGGQTLLFLNRRGFATYLVCESCGHVLRCPNCEVTLTFHRLKGKHVCHYCDFSMLPPKNCPHCGDGEITLLGRGTERVEEQVQQLFPHARVSRMDRDTTRGKGGHARVLKELEDGEVDILIGTQMIAKGHDFPGVTLVGVLSADASLNLPDFRSAERTFQLVTQVMGRAGRGDKPGRVLVQTLAPEHYALTRAVAHDFEGFYREEIAFREEVGYPPFAHLASLTLSAVAASQGEHSADEAAALLQKIKRECRLRVEVLGPVTAPLGKVRGRFRWQILLKGRERADLHRLLFHFRGGFSHPSTVRLTIDVDPVDML; encoded by the coding sequence ATGCAGACACGGGTTCCGCACATAGTCGAGGTAGCCATCCCGCTCCCGCTTGAGGGAAGCTTCCACTACCTGGTGCCAGAACGGCTATCGCCGCAGGCGGCCGCCGGCAAGCGGGTGCTGGTCCCCTTCGGCAGGCGCAAGGTGACCGGTTATCTCCTGGGAGATGCCGACGTTCCGGGCGCAGGCGAGCTGAAGGAGGTGCTCGACATCCTGGACGAGGAGCCTCTTTTCACCGCCTCCGAGCTCGAATTCTTCCGCTGGATCGCGGGGTACTACCTGCACCCGCTGGGAGAGGTGATCAAGATGGCCCTTCCCGCCGGGATCAACCTGGTGAGCCGCTACCGCTGCGAGCAGGGTGAGGACGGGACGCCGGTGCTGAAGGAATTTCTCGCCGGCGGCAGGAAGGTGAGGACCGAGCGTTACTTCATCCCTATCACCGACGCGGAGAGGCGCCCCCGGGGGAAGGGGCTGGAGATCCTCGAATACCTGATGGAGATGGGGGAATGCGCGGCGGCGGAGCTGAGAACGCGGTTCGGCAACTGCACCCCGCAGTTGACCCGCCTGGTGCAGCTTGGGGCCGCCCGGGTCGAGGCGCGCGAGGTCTACCGCGATCCCTTCCGCTCGCAGCAGTACCAGCACGACGGCCCGCTGCCGCTGAACCCGGCGCAGGCGCAGGCGCTGGATCGGCTCTCGATGGCGGTCGAGGGGGGAACCTTCGCGCCGTTTTTGCTGCACGGCGTGACCGGCTCGGGAAAGACCGAGGTGTACCTGCAGACGATAGCGGTGGCGCTCGCGGCCGGGCGGAGCGCGCTCGTCATGGTGCCGGAGATAGCGCTCACCCCACAGCTCGTCGGGCGCTTCAAGAGGCGCTTCGACTGCGGCATAGCCGTCTTGCATTCCGGGCTCTCCGACGGGGAGCGCTACGACGAGTGGCGCCGCATCCGCCGCGGCGAGGCCTCGATCGTCATCGGAGCCCGCTCCGCCCTCTTCGCGCCGCTCACGCAGGTCGGCGTCATCGTGGTGGACGAGGAACATGAGGGTTCCTACAAGCAGTCCGAGGGGGTGCGCTACAACGCCCGGGACCTGGCACTGGTGCGTGGCAAGCTTGCCTGCGCCGTGGTGATACTCGGCTCGGCCACCCCGCTCGTCACCAGCTACCATGCCGCGATGAACGGGAAGCTCGGCTACCTCCAGCTCCCGGACCGGGTGCGCGAGCTCCCCATGCCGCAGACCGAGATGCTGGACGCGCGCAAGCAGAAGGGGGAAGTGTTCCTGCCGCAGCTCATCGAGGCCATGGGTGAAAACCTCGACAACGGCGGCCAGACGCTCCTCTTTTTGAACCGGCGCGGCTTCGCCACCTATCTCGTCTGCGAGAGCTGCGGCCACGTGCTCCGCTGCCCCAACTGCGAGGTAACCCTCACCTTCCATCGCCTCAAGGGAAAGCACGTCTGCCACTACTGCGACTTCTCCATGCTCCCCCCGAAGAACTGCCCCCACTGCGGCGACGGGGAGATCACCCTTTTGGGGCGGGGGACCGAGCGGGTCGAGGAGCAGGTGCAGCAGCTCTTCCCGCACGCCCGGGTCTCCCGGATGGACCGCGACACCACGAGGGGCAAGGGGGGGCACGCACGGGTTCTGAAGGAGCTCGAGGATGGAGAGGTCGACATCCTGATCGGGACCCAGATGATCGCCAAGGGTCACGACTTCCCAGGCGTCACCCTGGTCGGGGTCCTGTCGGCCGACGCCTCATTGAACCTGCCTGACTTCAGGAGCGCCGAGCGCACCTTCCAGCTGGTGACCCAGGTGATGGGGAGGGCAGGGAGGGGCGACAAGCCGGGGCGGGTGCTGGTGCAGACCCTGGCGCCCGAGCACTACGCGCTCACCCGCGCCGTGGCCCACGATTTCGAAGGGTTCTATCGGGAGGAAATCGCCTTCCGCGAGGAGGTGGGTTATCCCCCCTTCGCCCATCTCGCCTCGCTCACCCTCTCCGCGGTCGCGGCCTCGCAGGGGGAGCACTCCGCCGACGAGGCCGCGGCGCTGCTCCAGAAGATCAAGAGGGAATGCCGCTTGCGGGTGGAGGTGCTGGGCCCGGTGACGGCGCCGCTTGGAAAGGTGCGCGGGCGCTTCAGGTGGCAGATACTCTTGAAGGGGAGGGAGAGGGCCGACCTGCACCGGCTGCTGTTCCACTTCAGAGGGGGCTTCAGCCACCCCTCCACCGTGAGGCTCACCATCGACGTGGACCCGGTGGACATGCTGTAA
- a CDS encoding FprA family A-type flavoprotein: protein MSGAVELGKGLHWIGVKDPSLTVFDDLFPTEYGTTYNSYLVQGDTHTAIIDTVKRKRFDEFLENIRSVTDLSKIDFIVVNHSEPDHSGSLALLLEQCPKATVVSSQAARTFLGNQIHTQFDSRIVKDNDTLDLGGRTLRFIAAPFLHWPDTMFTLIEEEGVLFPCDAFGSHYSGQGIFADEMPDFSGETRFYFDCIMRPFKERILQAVAKLDDVELKMLCPSHGPIYRSDARKAVELYRKWSMPKAAGRRVAIFYISPHGNTEQMAEAVAKGVSAAGVHVTLCHINHASVADIRDLMEECDGLIFGSPTINRDIPKPMWDVLAYLSTVSLKGNIGGVFGSFGWSGEACRMLEERLKSMNFKLPAPFVRSPFMPKPEVLAECEALGRAVAEEVLKK from the coding sequence ATGTCTGGAGCTGTTGAGTTAGGTAAGGGCCTTCACTGGATCGGGGTCAAGGACCCCAGCCTCACCGTCTTTGACGATCTCTTTCCCACCGAGTACGGCACAACCTACAACTCGTACCTGGTGCAGGGGGATACCCACACCGCCATCATCGACACGGTGAAAAGGAAGCGCTTCGACGAGTTCCTCGAGAACATCCGCTCCGTCACCGATCTCTCCAAGATCGACTTCATCGTGGTGAACCACTCCGAGCCGGACCACTCCGGATCCCTCGCGCTCCTTCTGGAGCAGTGCCCCAAGGCCACGGTGGTCTCCAGCCAGGCCGCCCGCACCTTCCTGGGGAACCAGATCCACACCCAGTTCGACTCGCGCATCGTGAAGGACAACGACACGCTGGACCTTGGCGGACGCACGCTGCGCTTCATCGCCGCGCCGTTTCTGCACTGGCCGGACACCATGTTCACCCTGATCGAGGAGGAGGGGGTGCTCTTCCCGTGCGACGCCTTCGGCTCCCACTACTCCGGCCAGGGGATCTTCGCCGACGAGATGCCCGACTTCTCCGGTGAGACCCGTTTCTACTTCGACTGCATCATGCGTCCCTTCAAGGAGCGCATACTGCAGGCAGTCGCGAAGCTCGACGACGTGGAGCTGAAGATGCTCTGCCCTAGCCACGGCCCCATCTACCGCAGCGACGCCCGCAAGGCCGTGGAGCTGTACCGTAAGTGGTCCATGCCCAAGGCTGCGGGTCGGCGCGTCGCCATCTTCTACATCTCCCCGCACGGCAACACCGAGCAGATGGCCGAGGCGGTCGCCAAGGGAGTCAGCGCGGCCGGGGTCCACGTGACCCTGTGCCACATAAACCACGCCTCGGTGGCCGACATCCGCGACCTGATGGAGGAGTGCGACGGGCTCATCTTCGGCTCCCCCACCATCAACCGCGACATCCCGAAGCCGATGTGGGACGTCTTGGCCTACCTCTCCACCGTGAGCCTGAAAGGGAACATCGGCGGCGTCTTCGGCAGCTTCGGCTGGAGCGGCGAGGCGTGCCGGATGCTGGAGGAGAGGCTGAAGAGCATGAACTTCAAGCTTCCCGCTCCCTTCGTCCGTTCCCCCTTCATGCCCAAGCCCGAGGTGCTCGCCGAGTGCGAGGCGCTGGGACGCGCGGTCGCCGAAGAGGTCCTCAAGAAATAG
- a CDS encoding DEAD/DEAH box helicase yields MSFETLNLSAPILKAIQACGYTQPTPIQAESIPLALSGRDLIGSAQTGTGKTASFVLPALERLLTPSPVRGKGPRVLVLTPTRELAIQVVDAVRSYGKFMRVRCGSILGGMPYRDQMMLLAQPVDIIVATPGRLIDHLDRRSINFSRLEMLVLDEADRMLDMGFSDDVDRIAEAAPAERQTLLFTATMDDAMAKLAQRLLKDPVRVAVEGTEVANLQIEQRLHVTDDMRHKNRLLQHLVSDASVTKAIIFSATKKDADQLAFELYSQGHAAAALHGDMSQGARNKTITNMRRGKVRLLVATDVAARGLDVSGISHVINYDLPKFAEDYVHRIGRTGRAGATGIAISFCSMNEVAYLDRIERFTGKKLPMHVVEGFEPTRPLRRGNGGGPGARKGRPSFDPRKKGFGPKGRTDQGRSDQGRPGYAGRSGQGGNGGRRDNQVVVEYRRGQGSAGN; encoded by the coding sequence ATGTCTTTTGAAACTCTGAACCTCTCCGCACCCATCCTCAAAGCAATCCAGGCCTGCGGCTACACGCAGCCCACACCGATCCAGGCCGAGTCCATTCCGCTCGCGCTCTCTGGGCGCGACCTGATCGGCAGCGCCCAGACCGGGACCGGCAAGACCGCCTCGTTCGTGCTCCCGGCGCTGGAGCGCCTGCTCACCCCGTCGCCGGTGCGCGGCAAGGGGCCGAGGGTACTGGTGCTCACCCCCACCCGCGAGCTCGCCATCCAGGTGGTGGACGCGGTGAGAAGCTACGGCAAGTTCATGAGGGTGCGCTGCGGTTCCATCCTGGGAGGGATGCCCTACCGCGACCAGATGATGCTCCTGGCACAGCCGGTCGACATCATCGTGGCCACCCCCGGGCGCCTGATCGACCACCTTGACCGCCGCTCCATCAACTTCTCCAGGCTGGAGATGCTGGTGCTCGACGAGGCGGACCGCATGCTGGACATGGGCTTCTCCGACGACGTGGACCGCATCGCCGAGGCCGCGCCGGCCGAGCGCCAGACGCTGCTCTTCACGGCGACCATGGACGACGCCATGGCGAAACTGGCCCAGCGCCTGCTCAAGGACCCGGTCCGCGTGGCCGTGGAAGGGACTGAGGTGGCGAACCTGCAGATCGAGCAGCGCCTGCACGTAACCGACGACATGCGCCATAAAAACCGCCTGCTGCAGCACCTGGTCTCCGACGCCAGCGTCACCAAGGCGATCATCTTCTCCGCCACCAAGAAGGACGCCGACCAGCTCGCCTTCGAGCTCTACTCCCAGGGGCACGCGGCGGCGGCGCTGCACGGCGACATGTCCCAGGGCGCGCGCAACAAGACCATCACCAACATGCGCCGCGGCAAGGTGCGGCTTTTGGTGGCGACCGACGTGGCCGCACGCGGCCTGGACGTCTCCGGCATCAGCCACGTCATCAACTACGACCTTCCCAAGTTCGCCGAGGACTACGTGCACAGGATCGGCAGGACCGGCCGCGCCGGTGCGACCGGCATCGCCATCTCCTTCTGCTCGATGAACGAGGTCGCCTACCTGGACCGCATCGAGCGCTTCACCGGTAAGAAGCTCCCGATGCACGTCGTTGAAGGGTTCGAGCCGACCCGTCCCTTGAGGAGAGGCAACGGCGGCGGCCCCGGCGCCAGGAAGGGGCGCCCCTCCTTCGACCCGCGCAAGAAAGGGTTCGGCCCCAAAGGGCGCACCGACCAGGGACGCTCCGACCAGGGGCGTCCGGGATACGCCGGGCGTTCCGGGCAGGGTGGAAATGGCGGCAGGCGTGACAACCAGGTCGTGGTCGAGTACCGCCGCGGCCAGGGCAGCGCCGGAAATTAG
- a CDS encoding HU family DNA-binding protein has translation MTKAELVEAVAKSANIPKGAAEKAVGAFISSVSGALKKGDRVTLVGFGSFEVASRQARTGRNPQTGKEIKIAEAKVPKFRPGKALKDAIAAKKK, from the coding sequence ATGACTAAAGCAGAACTGGTCGAAGCAGTGGCAAAGTCCGCAAACATCCCCAAGGGCGCAGCTGAGAAGGCCGTCGGTGCATTCATCTCCAGCGTCAGCGGCGCATTGAAGAAGGGGGACAGGGTTACCCTGGTCGGCTTCGGCAGCTTCGAAGTCGCCTCCCGTCAGGCACGCACCGGCAGGAACCCGCAGACCGGCAAGGAGATCAAGATCGCCGAGGCCAAGGTGCCCAAGTTCCGCCCCGGCAAGGCTCTCAAAGACGCCATCGCCGCCAAGAAGAAGTAG
- a CDS encoding penicillin-binding protein 1A codes for METYKAQSRQQNRRLKRRSGGKVVLATFAAVSTIVLLAFAGYFFYLLGALPKVDRLADYRPPILSQVYGADGTLVGEFYLERRTVVPVDKMPKRLIQAFVSAEDSNFYQHKGIDYLGIARAAFKNLISMRKKEGASTITQQVAKSMLLTPEKKFSRKLKEAILATRMEERLSKDEILYIYLNQIYLGAGAYGVQLAAETYFGKEVENLNLAEMAMLAGLPKAPNSYSPIKHLDRAKERQAYVLERMVKEGYITQAEAQYAKATPIVIQPLKKVNAEQSAYFLEQVRQQLVQKYGEERLYKDGLKIYTTMNAQMQKAAYTAVVNGLKAVDKRQGFRGAAKYLQEAEVEPFCKKVEDEIDDLSLKEGSIYQGVVTGVDPEKRELTVQVGERTGTVPRKNMEWAGKLELIPRFGKPEAKRAIGLGAVLELQVKVPDQNKTGAVFALDQVPEAQAALIALDPLTGGVRAMVGGYDFKKSQFNRAMQAKRNPGSAFKPIIYAAALDNGMTTASVIDDSQVEYESGAEKAWKPKNYDNVYRGPVTMREALTESINVVSVKILEQIGVGAAIDYAKKIGITSPMASNLTLALGSSSVTPMELTSAYGVFASGGYRTTPYFVTKVLDREGNVLEETAEPKIPVFRRMSSAGEGEGNPPQGDGEQPPQKPEEPVLTSSTGGAFPVIPPETAFIMTNLMQSVVTSGTGGRARAVGRPVAGKTGTTNDMKDAWFVGYVPQLVAGVWVGYDQERSLGAGGSGGQAAAPIWTEFMQQALAGLPVRSFPTPGNVTFALIDPHTGHLAREGTPGAVQECFIAGTEPTSYGAEPQTETDTAP; via the coding sequence ATGGAAACCTATAAGGCGCAGTCCCGGCAGCAAAACCGGAGGCTCAAGCGGCGTTCGGGAGGGAAGGTCGTCCTCGCGACGTTCGCGGCAGTATCCACCATCGTGCTCCTGGCCTTCGCCGGCTATTTCTTCTACCTTTTGGGGGCGCTTCCCAAGGTCGACCGCCTGGCCGACTACCGCCCGCCGATCCTTTCCCAGGTCTACGGCGCCGACGGCACCCTCGTCGGCGAGTTCTACCTGGAACGGCGCACCGTGGTCCCGGTCGACAAGATGCCCAAGCGGCTGATCCAGGCCTTCGTCTCCGCCGAGGATTCCAACTTCTACCAGCACAAGGGGATCGACTATCTCGGGATCGCCAGGGCCGCTTTCAAGAACCTGATCTCCATGCGGAAGAAGGAGGGGGCCTCCACCATCACGCAGCAGGTCGCCAAGTCCATGCTGCTCACCCCGGAAAAGAAGTTCTCCAGAAAGCTCAAAGAGGCCATCCTCGCCACCCGGATGGAGGAGCGGCTCTCCAAGGACGAGATCCTCTACATCTACCTGAACCAGATCTACCTGGGCGCGGGCGCCTACGGCGTGCAGCTTGCCGCCGAGACCTACTTCGGCAAGGAAGTGGAGAACCTGAACCTCGCCGAAATGGCGATGCTGGCCGGGCTCCCCAAGGCCCCCAACAGCTACTCCCCCATCAAGCACCTGGACCGGGCCAAGGAGCGTCAGGCCTACGTGCTGGAGCGGATGGTGAAGGAGGGTTACATCACCCAGGCCGAGGCGCAGTACGCGAAGGCGACACCCATCGTGATCCAGCCGCTCAAGAAGGTGAACGCGGAGCAGTCGGCCTATTTCCTGGAGCAGGTGCGGCAGCAGCTGGTGCAAAAGTACGGCGAGGAGCGGCTCTACAAGGACGGACTCAAGATTTACACGACGATGAACGCCCAGATGCAGAAGGCCGCCTATACCGCGGTCGTAAACGGCCTCAAGGCGGTGGACAAGCGCCAGGGGTTCCGGGGCGCCGCGAAGTACCTCCAGGAAGCCGAGGTGGAGCCTTTCTGCAAGAAGGTCGAGGACGAGATCGACGACCTCTCCCTGAAGGAGGGGAGCATCTACCAGGGGGTGGTGACCGGCGTCGACCCTGAGAAACGTGAGCTCACCGTGCAGGTGGGAGAGCGGACCGGCACCGTCCCGAGGAAGAACATGGAGTGGGCCGGGAAGCTGGAGCTCATCCCCCGGTTCGGCAAGCCCGAGGCAAAGCGCGCCATTGGCCTTGGCGCCGTCCTGGAGCTGCAGGTGAAGGTCCCGGACCAGAACAAGACCGGCGCGGTGTTCGCGCTGGACCAGGTCCCCGAGGCGCAGGCAGCCCTGATCGCCCTAGATCCCTTGACCGGAGGGGTGCGCGCCATGGTAGGTGGGTACGACTTCAAGAAGAGCCAGTTCAACCGCGCCATGCAGGCGAAAAGAAACCCGGGTTCGGCGTTCAAGCCGATCATCTACGCTGCGGCCCTCGACAACGGCATGACGACGGCAAGCGTCATCGACGACTCCCAGGTCGAGTACGAAAGCGGCGCGGAGAAGGCCTGGAAGCCAAAGAACTACGACAACGTCTACCGCGGACCGGTAACCATGCGCGAGGCGCTCACCGAGTCGATCAACGTGGTGAGCGTGAAGATCCTGGAACAGATCGGGGTCGGAGCGGCCATCGACTACGCCAAGAAGATCGGCATCACCTCGCCTATGGCGAGCAACCTCACCCTGGCGCTTGGCTCCTCCTCGGTCACCCCGATGGAGCTCACCAGCGCCTATGGCGTGTTCGCCTCCGGCGGCTACCGGACCACCCCCTACTTCGTCACCAAGGTGCTGGACCGCGAGGGTAACGTGCTCGAGGAGACCGCGGAGCCGAAGATCCCCGTTTTCCGCCGGATGTCGTCTGCCGGCGAGGGGGAAGGGAACCCGCCTCAAGGCGACGGGGAACAGCCCCCCCAAAAGCCGGAAGAGCCGGTCTTGACTTCGTCGACCGGCGGGGCGTTCCCGGTGATCCCGCCGGAGACGGCGTTCATCATGACCAACCTGATGCAGAGCGTGGTCACCAGCGGCACCGGCGGTCGTGCGCGCGCGGTCGGGAGGCCGGTCGCCGGCAAGACCGGGACCACCAACGACATGAAGGACGCCTGGTTCGTGGGGTACGTGCCGCAACTGGTGGCGGGTGTATGGGTGGGATACGACCAGGAGCGGAGCCTCGGAGCCGGGGGGTCGGGGGGGCAGGCGGCGGCGCCCATCTGGACCGAGTTCATGCAGCAGGCCCTTGCCGGCCTGCCGGTGAGGTCGTTCCCCACCCCAGGAAACGTGACCTTCGCCCTCATCGACCCGCACACAGGGCACCTGGCACGCGAGGGGACCCCCGGTGCGGTGCAGGAATGCTTCATCGCAGGGACCGAGCCGACGAGCTACGGCGCCGAGCCGCAGACAGAAACGGACACAGCGCCGTAA